From Plasmodium knowlesi strain H genome assembly, chromosome: 6, one genomic window encodes:
- a CDS encoding ADP-ribosylation factor, putative: MGILFSSILSRLFSNREIRILILGLDNAGKTTILNRLQLGEIVQTIPTIGFNVENVNYKNLKLQVWDLGGQSSIRPYWRCYYKNTNAIIYVIDSSDGERLVNTKWEINMILKEPDLKGVLLVIFANKQDVKNCLSITQISKDLNLTAIRDRQWAIFSTSATKNVGITEALDWLVSNIK; the protein is encoded by the coding sequence ATGGGCATATTGTTCTCCTCCATACTCTCCCGCCTATTTTCAAATAGAGAAATCAGGATACTTATATTAGGCCTCGATAATGCAGGGAAAACTACCATCCTGAACAGACTGCAGCTGGGAGAAATTGTACAGACTATACCAACCATTGGATTTAATGTAGAAAATGTAAACtacaaaaatttaaaattacaGGTATGGGATTTGGGGGGGCAGTCGTCCATTAGACCCTACTGGAGATGCTACTATAAAAATACGAATGCCATTATTTATGTGATTGACAGCTCAGATGGCGAACGCTTGGTAAACACCAAGTGGGAAATTAATATGATTCTTAAGGAGCCAGACTTGAAAGGAGTACTCCTGGTCATCTTTGCAAACAAGCAGGATGTTAAAAATTGTCTTTCCATAACTCAAATTTCGAAGGATTTAAACCTAACAGCGATACGGGATCGGCAGTGGGCTATTTTCAGCACCAGTGCTACGAAAAACGTTGGGATTACGGAGGCTCTGGACTGGCTCGTCAGTAACATCAAGTGA